AAAATTCGCGGGAAGAGCGCTGAAAAATGTGCACAACGATGTTGAAGTAATCGAGGATAATCCATTCGGCGTTGGCCATTCCTTCGCGATGTATCGGCCGCTCATTAAGCTGCTCACGCGTTTCTTTTTCAACGGATTCCGCCAGCGATTCTACCTGCACATTGGAGTCTCCATGGCAGATAATGAACTTGCTGCATACGGCGTTGGGGATTTTTTCCAGATCGAGAACTACAATGTCCTTTCCTTTAACTTCTTGAAGTCCATGTATAATGGTGTTAAGAAGTGCTTCTTTTTCTTTTTTCGTTGTTTTACCCGCCATTCATTCTTTTTAACAAGGTGCAAAGTTACACATTCAACACGAGATTGGCTTATTTTGCGGTGCTTTGCAAACCTTGCCCAGATGGCTTTTGGAGACACCCTTTTCCGCCTCGAATCTCTGGATTCAACCAACAACTATGCTGCCACTTTGTTGCGTTCGGCGGATGTGGCGCAGGGTACTGTCGTTCTGTCACAATTTCAGGAAGCAGGTAGAGGGCAGCGCGGAAAGGTTTGGCAGGCCTCACCGGGCAGCGCGCTTTTAATGAGCGTGGTTCTTTTTCCCAACGCCCTCGCGGCCGACCGGCAGTTTGCCCTCAGCCAGGTGGTGAGTATCTCCCTGGTGGAGTTTCTCAAAACGCGTTTCGCTCTCAAAGCTTCCGTGAAATGGCCCAATGACCTGCTTTGCAACGACGCGAAACTGGCGGGTGTGCTCATAGAAAACAGTCTGCGCGGCACATGGGTGGAGCACAGCATTGTGGGAATTGGTATGAACCTGAACGAACACCCTGAAGGCACCGCCCTGAAAAGCACATCGCTATCAGCAGAGGTAGGGCAAAGATTTGTACCGGAGGATGTTTGCAAAGCCTTACTTCCCGTGCTCGAGCGCAATTACCAGCTTCTTCTTTACAACGATTCGCTTCGTGAAACAAGGTACAGGGAATGTCTTTGGGGGACCGATAGGTGGCTTAAATACCGCGCAGGCGAGGATGAATTGCAAGCCCGTGTAGCGGGGGTGGATGCAAGAGGTCAGTTGGTGCTTGAATTTCCCAATGGAAACACCCGTTCTTTTGCGATGCAGGACGTGCAGTTAATGGGCGAACTCCTCTGACAGCCTCCTGGCGATGTAATCAAAAAGGTTGGTGAGCGGCTTCTCAACCATCATTTTCAGAAAGGGGTTGATGTCGGCCTCAATGATTTGCTGAGCTTCGCATTGGTTGTCGCCGATGGCCTTGATGTGGATATTGAGCGTGAGCGCAAAAGGTGCGCTTTCGTCCGATTCAAGTTGCAGGTATCCCGGAGGGTCGGCCTGTTTTTTTCGGAAACCGATTTCGGTTACGTTCTTGATCTTAAAACGAAAACTATCCTGATCAGAGCGCCAGTTCTCAATGCGGTCGGGCGGAAGGAGACCTTCAAAGTTGTTGGCGTCGTTCACGTAGTTGAACACTTCTTCGGCGCTGGCAGCAACGGTAACCTTCTGGCTCTCTATTTTAGTCATTGTGCGTGTTGGTTTTGACCCCATGTGGCGGGATTCTGACGCCATTCGCGAAGCGATTCGAGGTCGTCAACCGAGATATAGCCCGATTCCAGGGCTTGAGTAATAAGTGTGTTGTAATCGGTGAGAGTGATAACGGGGCACTGGGCGTTTTTGAAAGCCTGTACCGACAAATCGAATCCGTAGGTAAAGATGGCAGCCATTCCCTTGATTTCGCATCCGGCTTCCCGCAGGGCCTGCACGGCAGCCAAACTGCTTCCGCCTGTTGAAATCAGGTCTTCAATCACCACTACCGACTGGCCGGCTTCTACCACACCTTCGATGCGGTTCTGCAGTCCGTGGCCTTTATCATCTGGACGAACATAGGCAAACCCCACACCCAGTTCCTGCGCAACCAAAGCCCCCTGTGCAATGCCGCCTGTGGCCACACCCGCAATCATGTCGGGCTTTCCGAAGTTGTCCAATACCTTGCGCGCCAACTCCTGGCGAATATAGGTGCGGATTTTTGGGTAGGACAAAGTTTTGCGGTTGTCGCAGTAAATGGGCGACAGCCAACCCGAAGCCCACGTAAAAGGAGCGGAAGGCTGAAGTTTGATTGCTTTGATTTGAAGCAGGAATTCCGCTACTTTGAGCGAGGATTCATCGCGTTTATTCATGCCGCAAATGTATAAAGTTTTCATCAACGATTCTCCGCTTTTTATCAACAGTCATGCCGATGATAATGGGCGAATTAACAGTAATTTGCAACTCATAGACTGGTCTGATGCCACCCCCGGAAAGTTGTGGCAACAAACCCTCAACAAGGCACCGGTAGGCATGTTGCTGCATCATTCATTGTCCGAACAGGAAGCATGGCAGCGCTGGCAAAAGCAGTTTTTGCGTTTGGATGCAGCGGGTGGGCTTGTGCTGGATAACAGAAAACGTTTTCTCGGAATTTTTCGCCTCGGCAAATGGGACCTTCCCAAAGGAAAAACCGAAGAAGGTGAATCCATGGAGGAAACAGCCCTTCGCGAGGTAAGTGAAGAATGTGGCATCACCGGACTGGGTCTGGAAAAACACTTGCAAGATACCTGGCACATCTACCCCTACAAGGGCCGTTTTGTATTGAAACGAACCCAATGGTTTTTGATGCGCTGGAACGGATCCGGAAAGTTGATGCCACAGGAGGAGGAGGGAATTGAGGACTTGCGCTGGTTTTCAGCCGCTGAGCAAGACACTTTCCTTTCAAACACTTA
The nucleotide sequence above comes from Cryomorphaceae bacterium. Encoded proteins:
- a CDS encoding orotate phosphoribosyltransferase, giving the protein MNKRDESSLKVAEFLLQIKAIKLQPSAPFTWASGWLSPIYCDNRKTLSYPKIRTYIRQELARKVLDNFGKPDMIAGVATGGIAQGALVAQELGVGFAYVRPDDKGHGLQNRIEGVVEAGQSVVVIEDLISTGGSSLAAVQALREAGCEIKGMAAIFTYGFDLSVQAFKNAQCPVITLTDYNTLITQALESGYISVDDLESLREWRQNPATWGQNQHAQ
- the rsfS gene encoding ribosome silencing factor, with the translated sequence MAGKTTKKEKEALLNTIIHGLQEVKGKDIVVLDLEKIPNAVCSKFIICHGDSNVQVESLAESVEKETREQLNERPIHREGMANAEWIILDYFNIVVHIFQRSSREFYDLERLWADAPSHQVDYQI
- a CDS encoding NUDIX domain-containing protein yields the protein MPQMYKVFINDSPLFINSHADDNGRINSNLQLIDWSDATPGKLWQQTLNKAPVGMLLHHSLSEQEAWQRWQKQFLRLDAAGGLVLDNRKRFLGIFRLGKWDLPKGKTEEGESMEETALREVSEECGITGLGLEKHLQDTWHIYPYKGRFVLKRTQWFLMRWNGSGKLMPQEEEGIEDLRWFSAAEQDTFLSNTYASVGEVVNGFFQSAYASE
- a CDS encoding biotin--[acetyl-CoA-carboxylase] ligase; translated protein: MYNGVKKCFFFFFRCFTRHSFFLTRCKVTHSTRDWLILRCFANLAQMAFGDTLFRLESLDSTNNYAATLLRSADVAQGTVVLSQFQEAGRGQRGKVWQASPGSALLMSVVLFPNALAADRQFALSQVVSISLVEFLKTRFALKASVKWPNDLLCNDAKLAGVLIENSLRGTWVEHSIVGIGMNLNEHPEGTALKSTSLSAEVGQRFVPEDVCKALLPVLERNYQLLLYNDSLRETRYRECLWGTDRWLKYRAGEDELQARVAGVDARGQLVLEFPNGNTRSFAMQDVQLMGELL